One genomic window of Monodelphis domestica isolate mMonDom1 chromosome 1, mMonDom1.pri, whole genome shotgun sequence includes the following:
- the BAG5 gene encoding BAG family molecular chaperone regulator 5 isoform X1, with translation MAAAEEEPEKEQEQGSRGPTMSASRGNQRAIEASRHCPIWTSESPSTGALVPSKRTSTRLHEDSGWSDFSPGQSSCKSESNKSMDMGNQHPSITRLQEIQKEVKSIEQQVVGFSGLSDDKNYKKLERILTKQLFEIDSVDTEGKGDIQQARKRAAQETERLLKELEQNANHPHRIEIDNIFKEAQALVKEEIAPLCSGDNRLTDEFEEAIQDVILRLTHVKTGGKISLRKARYHTLTKICAVQEIIEDFMKKQPSLPLSEDTHPSVSKINSVMCEVNKARGTLIALLMGVNNSETCKHLSCVLSGLIADLDALDVCGRTEVRNYRKEVVEDINKLLKYLDLEEEADSTYAFDLGQNQSILKIEEILKKMRDVKKELLQAQNPSDLYLGSKTELQGLIGQLDEVDLGKNPCIREARRRAVIEVQTLITYIDLKEALEKRKQGVAEEHPSHKAVWNVLGSLSDIQREVLSFDGNRTDKNYIRLEELLTKQLLTLDAVDPQGEEKSKTARKQAVKLAQNILSYLDLKSDEWEY, from the exons ATGGCGGCGGCGGAGGAGGAGCCGGAGAAAGAGCAGGAACAAGGAAGCCGGGGGCCGACCATGTCCGCGTCCCGCGGTAACCAGCGAGCGATAGAGGCGTCGAGGCATTGCCCCATCTGGACGTCTGAGTCGCCCTCGACGGGGGCTTTGGTGCCATCGAAACGTACTTCTACCCGGCTTCACGAGGACTCTGGATGGAGCGACTTCTCTCCGGGccagag cTCTTGTAAAAGTGAATCAAATAAGAGTATGGATATGGGAAATCAACATCCTTCTATTACTAGACTTCAGGAAATCCAAAAAGAAGTCAAGAGTATTGAACAGCAAGTGGTTGGCTTCAGTGGTCTCTCAGATGACAAGAACTATAAGAAGCTGGAAAGGATTCTGACTAAACAACTTTTTGAAATTGACTCTGTAGATACTGAAGGAAAGGGGGATATTCAACAAGCCAGAAAAAGAGCTGCTCAAGAAACAGAGCGCCTTCTCAAAGAACTGGAGCAGAATGCAAACCACCCACATCGAATAGagatagataatatttttaaggaaGCTCAAGCACTTGTCAAGGAAGAAATCGCTCCACTCTGTAGTGGAGATAACAGGTTAACTGATGAATTTGAAGAAGCCATCCAGGATGTTATACTGAgactgacacatgtaaaaacagGAGGGAAAATCTCTTTGCGGAAAGCAAGATATCACACATTGACCAAAATATGTGCAGTTCAAGAGATTATTGAAGATTTCATGAAGAAACAACCTTCCTTGCCACTTTCTGAAGATACACATCCTTCTGTCTCCAAAATAAACTCTGTTATGTGCGAAGTGAACAAAGCCCGAGGGACTCTTATTGCTCTTTTAATGGGAGTAAACAACAGTGAGACTTGCAAGCACTTGTCCTGTGTGCTCTCAGGGTTGATTGCTGATCTGGATGCTTTAGATGTCTGTGGACGTACAGAAGTAAGAAATTATAGGAAGGAAGTAGTGGAAGATATCAacaaattattgaaatatttGGATTTAGAAGAAGAAGCAGATTCTACTTATGCATTTGACCTGGGACAGAATcaatccattttaaaaatagaagagatcCTCAAGAAAATGAGAGATGTGAAGAAGGAACTTCTTCAAGCACAAAATCCTTCTGATTTATATCTGGGATCAAAGACAGAATTGCAAGGTTTAATTGGACAGTTGGATGAAGTGGACCTTGGGAAGAACCCATGTATCCGAGAAGCAAGAAGAAGAGCTGTAATAGAAGTACAAACACTTATCACTTATATTGACTTGAAGGAAGCTCTTGAGAAAAGAAAGCAAGGAGTTGCTGAGGAACACCCATCCCACAAAGCCGTCTGGAATGTTCTCGGAAGCTTATCTGACATCCAGCGAGAAGTTCTTTCATTTGACGGAAATAGAACTGATAAGAACTATATACGGCTGGAGGAACTTCTCACCAAGCAGCTGCTAACCCTAGATGCTGTGGATCCTCAAGGAGAAGAGAAGTCCAAAACTGCCAGAAAACAAGCTGTGAAACTTGCACAAAATATTCTCAGCTATCTCGACCTGAAATCAGATGAATGGGAATACTAA
- the BAG5 gene encoding BAG family molecular chaperone regulator 5 isoform X2 has product MDMGNQHPSITRLQEIQKEVKSIEQQVVGFSGLSDDKNYKKLERILTKQLFEIDSVDTEGKGDIQQARKRAAQETERLLKELEQNANHPHRIEIDNIFKEAQALVKEEIAPLCSGDNRLTDEFEEAIQDVILRLTHVKTGGKISLRKARYHTLTKICAVQEIIEDFMKKQPSLPLSEDTHPSVSKINSVMCEVNKARGTLIALLMGVNNSETCKHLSCVLSGLIADLDALDVCGRTEVRNYRKEVVEDINKLLKYLDLEEEADSTYAFDLGQNQSILKIEEILKKMRDVKKELLQAQNPSDLYLGSKTELQGLIGQLDEVDLGKNPCIREARRRAVIEVQTLITYIDLKEALEKRKQGVAEEHPSHKAVWNVLGSLSDIQREVLSFDGNRTDKNYIRLEELLTKQLLTLDAVDPQGEEKSKTARKQAVKLAQNILSYLDLKSDEWEY; this is encoded by the coding sequence ATGGATATGGGAAATCAACATCCTTCTATTACTAGACTTCAGGAAATCCAAAAAGAAGTCAAGAGTATTGAACAGCAAGTGGTTGGCTTCAGTGGTCTCTCAGATGACAAGAACTATAAGAAGCTGGAAAGGATTCTGACTAAACAACTTTTTGAAATTGACTCTGTAGATACTGAAGGAAAGGGGGATATTCAACAAGCCAGAAAAAGAGCTGCTCAAGAAACAGAGCGCCTTCTCAAAGAACTGGAGCAGAATGCAAACCACCCACATCGAATAGagatagataatatttttaaggaaGCTCAAGCACTTGTCAAGGAAGAAATCGCTCCACTCTGTAGTGGAGATAACAGGTTAACTGATGAATTTGAAGAAGCCATCCAGGATGTTATACTGAgactgacacatgtaaaaacagGAGGGAAAATCTCTTTGCGGAAAGCAAGATATCACACATTGACCAAAATATGTGCAGTTCAAGAGATTATTGAAGATTTCATGAAGAAACAACCTTCCTTGCCACTTTCTGAAGATACACATCCTTCTGTCTCCAAAATAAACTCTGTTATGTGCGAAGTGAACAAAGCCCGAGGGACTCTTATTGCTCTTTTAATGGGAGTAAACAACAGTGAGACTTGCAAGCACTTGTCCTGTGTGCTCTCAGGGTTGATTGCTGATCTGGATGCTTTAGATGTCTGTGGACGTACAGAAGTAAGAAATTATAGGAAGGAAGTAGTGGAAGATATCAacaaattattgaaatatttGGATTTAGAAGAAGAAGCAGATTCTACTTATGCATTTGACCTGGGACAGAATcaatccattttaaaaatagaagagatcCTCAAGAAAATGAGAGATGTGAAGAAGGAACTTCTTCAAGCACAAAATCCTTCTGATTTATATCTGGGATCAAAGACAGAATTGCAAGGTTTAATTGGACAGTTGGATGAAGTGGACCTTGGGAAGAACCCATGTATCCGAGAAGCAAGAAGAAGAGCTGTAATAGAAGTACAAACACTTATCACTTATATTGACTTGAAGGAAGCTCTTGAGAAAAGAAAGCAAGGAGTTGCTGAGGAACACCCATCCCACAAAGCCGTCTGGAATGTTCTCGGAAGCTTATCTGACATCCAGCGAGAAGTTCTTTCATTTGACGGAAATAGAACTGATAAGAACTATATACGGCTGGAGGAACTTCTCACCAAGCAGCTGCTAACCCTAGATGCTGTGGATCCTCAAGGAGAAGAGAAGTCCAAAACTGCCAGAAAACAAGCTGTGAAACTTGCACAAAATATTCTCAGCTATCTCGACCTGAAATCAGATGAATGGGAATACTAA